From the Bacteroidota bacterium genome, the window TATTTTGTGAAGTCTGACCCGATGAGCATCCGTTCTGGCTGACCACCAACGTAATTGTAAATGTACCGGTGTTGCTCCAGGTAACCAAAGGATTTTGAAGTGTGCTTGTTGACGGACTTCCGTTCTGAAACGTCCAGCTGTAGCTTGCCCCCGTCTGCGAAGGGGTAAACGTTACATTGGTACCAACCGATGGTATTGTCGGAGTAAACGTGAAGGCTGATGAGAGATTACTGGTAACGGTTACATTGGTTGTTACCGGATTTCCGGAACAGTTCTGATTGGAAAGAACAACACTGTATACACCGTTGTTTGCCGTAGTAACATTTGATATTACCGGATTTTGCTGTGTGGACGAAAAACCATTCGGTCCCGTCCAATGGTAGGTTGCATTCGGAACTGTTGATGCCGTGAGGTTAAGTGTCTGTCCGCCGCAGAGCGGGCCATTATTGCCGACCACAGGAGCAGGCGGTCCTATGCAGTTTCCGCATACTTCAAACCAACTGCCTATCTTGAAATAATTAAAACACTTGCTGTCGGTATTGAAGATGATCAGTCCTTCGTTAGGCGCCGCAATTGAATCGCGCTGCTGAGTTGTCATCCGCGGGATGAGCATGCCCTTGGTAATACTGCTTACATCCAGAATAGCAGATGCTGCAGCAGGCGCACCTGTTGCATTGACGGCAGCGCCCTGAGAAAAAGCAGAGGCACAACCGGCAAGAATAAATACAAAGAGAAGAAAGGTCTTTTTCATTGAATTGAGTATGATTTGGTCTATGTATGCACAAATATAAAACATTCTTTGGACTTGCTTCGAATCTATTCAACAAGTCTAAAAGACAATAGCATCAGGGTGCTGATGTCAGATTTAGCCCTCTGAATGTGATAATTCAGACATGGCCCGCTCATGATGCAACGAATTGCAGGTGCTACTGATTATTGTAGAGCAGCATGCTGCAATTGAGTTTTACAACCTGACTGCAATAT encodes:
- a CDS encoding glycine-rich protein; protein product: MKKTFLLFVFILAGCASAFSQGAAVNATGAPAAASAILDVSSITKGMLIPRMTTQQRDSIAAPNEGLIIFNTDSKCFNYFKIGSWFEVCGNCIGPPAPVVGNNGPLCGGQTLNLTASTVPNATYHWTGPNGFSSTQQNPVISNVTTANNGVYSVVLSNQNCSGNPVTTNVTVTSNLSSAFTFTPTIPSVGTNVTFTPSQTGASYSWTFQNGSPSTSTLQNPLVTWSNTGTFTITLVVSQNGCSSGQTSQNILVDPCVHGSITFNYTGSVQTWTVPTCFNSITVDASGAQGGGSNGGLGGRAIATVPVTGGATLYIYVGEQPTVRPGAGSGGFNGGGQIIAMPCGGGSDGWGGGGASDVRTSTSLNDRIIVAGGGGGTGYSGGLGGSGGGLTGGNGAASWISGTQGLGGTQTSGGAGGPYNGQYAGSGSLGQGGDAGPPTTYCTGGGGGGGYYGGGGGYVSAGAGGSSYISYPGSTGTSTTAGYRTGNGVVTITY